One genomic window of Caldivirga maquilingensis IC-167 includes the following:
- the thsA gene encoding thermosome subunit alpha: MSTAQQPKSGVPVAILKEGSSRTTGADARRSNIMAAKVITEVLQTSLGPRGMDKLLIDAFGDVTITGDGATILKEMEVQHPAAKLLVEVAKAQDAEVGDGTTTVVVLAGKLLEQAEILLDEGIHPTIIIDGFKKALDFINSTITEVPNLIYPVNLSNRDEVAKIVANSLSSKVVAEARDYLAKIVVDASYIAAEQTNGKYNLDLDWVKVEKKKGQSLYETQFIQGIVLDKEVVHPGMPKRIEKAKIAVLDAPLEIEKPEWTTKISVSSPQQIKAYLEEEANILKGYVDKLKEIGANVVITQKGIDETAQHFLAKAGIMAVRRVKRSDIEKLAKATGARIATSIKDLKPEDLGTAGLVEERKVGEEKMVFVEQCPNPRAVTILIRGAADRVLDEAERSINDALHVTRDLFRDPRIVPGGGAFEIEVARRLREWGRKLPGKEQLAVMRYAEAVEKVPEILALTAGLDPVDAIAELRSRHDKGELDAGVDVLGGRITRMSELNIWDPLIVKMQVLRSATEAAIMVLRIDDIIAAGQTKSSTGKGKAGEESKTGEEGGTSSD, from the coding sequence ATGTCAACAGCTCAACAACCTAAGAGTGGTGTTCCAGTAGCCATACTTAAGGAGGGTAGTTCAAGGACAACTGGTGCGGATGCCAGGAGGAGTAACATAATGGCTGCTAAGGTTATAACAGAGGTTCTTCAAACAAGCCTTGGACCCAGGGGAATGGATAAGTTACTCATTGACGCCTTCGGTGACGTGACAATAACCGGTGATGGTGCAACAATACTCAAGGAAATGGAGGTCCAGCACCCTGCCGCTAAGCTACTTGTTGAGGTGGCTAAGGCACAGGACGCTGAGGTTGGTGACGGTACAACAACCGTGGTTGTACTGGCGGGTAAGCTCCTTGAGCAGGCTGAGATACTGCTGGATGAGGGTATTCACCCAACTATAATAATTGACGGATTTAAGAAGGCGTTAGACTTCATAAACTCAACCATAACCGAGGTACCGAACCTAATATACCCTGTTAACTTAAGTAATAGGGATGAGGTTGCTAAGATTGTTGCCAACTCACTGAGCAGTAAGGTTGTTGCTGAGGCTAGGGATTACTTAGCCAAGATAGTTGTTGACGCCTCCTACATTGCCGCTGAGCAAACCAACGGTAAGTACAACCTGGATTTAGATTGGGTTAAGGTTGAGAAGAAGAAGGGCCAGAGCCTATACGAGACTCAATTCATCCAGGGTATTGTACTGGATAAGGAGGTTGTTCACCCAGGGATGCCTAAGAGGATTGAGAAGGCTAAGATAGCTGTCTTAGATGCGCCACTTGAGATTGAGAAGCCTGAGTGGACCACTAAGATATCGGTTTCATCACCGCAGCAGATTAAGGCCTACCTTGAGGAGGAGGCTAACATACTTAAGGGTTACGTTGATAAGCTTAAGGAGATAGGGGCCAACGTAGTTATTACGCAGAAGGGTATTGATGAGACTGCTCAACACTTCCTGGCTAAGGCCGGTATTATGGCTGTTAGGAGGGTTAAGAGGAGTGACATTGAGAAGCTGGCTAAGGCAACTGGGGCTAGGATAGCCACCAGTATTAAGGATCTTAAGCCCGAGGACCTCGGTACAGCTGGGTTAGTTGAGGAGAGGAAGGTTGGTGAGGAGAAGATGGTGTTCGTTGAGCAATGCCCCAACCCAAGGGCAGTCACAATACTCATTAGGGGTGCCGCGGACAGGGTGCTTGATGAGGCTGAGAGGTCGATAAACGATGCACTACACGTCACAAGGGACCTATTCAGGGATCCGAGAATAGTCCCAGGCGGTGGGGCATTTGAGATTGAGGTTGCTAGGAGGCTTAGGGAGTGGGGTAGGAAGCTTCCAGGTAAGGAGCAGTTAGCGGTAATGAGGTACGCCGAGGCCGTGGAGAAGGTTCCTGAAATACTAGCCCTAACCGCGGGCCTAGACCCAGTGGATGCAATAGCTGAATTAAGGAGTAGGCATGATAAGGGTGAGCTTGACGCCGGTGTGGATGTGCTTGGAGGCAGGATAACAAGGATGAGTGAATTAAACATATGGGACCCATTAATAGTTAAGATGCAGGTACTGAGAAGCGCCACTGAGGCAGCGATAATGGTGCTTAGGATAGATGACATAATAGCAGCCGGCCAGACAAAGTCATCCACAGGTAAGGGTAAGGCCGGTGAGGAGTCAAAGACCGGTGAGGAAGGCGGAACCAGTAGTGATTAA
- the asd gene encoding aspartate-semialdehyde dehydrogenase produces the protein MDKVRVSILGATGLVGQWMVKLLENHPYIEVTALSASPGKVGQRYGDVVKWFIEGDVPEYARGIKLTSTDPVDQRNVDVVLSALPNDVAEPVEAKLLEAGLNVISNASPRRMDPNVPLINPEVNWQHLEVLRESKGSWLVKNPNCTSAIITLAIKPLAEHIKELYVTTLQAVSGAGYMGLSYLAIEGNVIPFIKGEEDKIAAESNKMLGIMGKGKYEPWGRPVRVTSIRVPVKYGHMASIFMVMDKEYSVDDVKRELTGFKSLPQEANLPTAPPRPIIVSDRPDAPQPARDLDHMAVTVGRLMASGNVVRMVALGDNLVRGAAGITILTLETMRAMRLI, from the coding sequence ATGGATAAGGTGAGGGTTTCAATACTTGGGGCAACGGGCCTAGTGGGGCAGTGGATGGTTAAGCTACTTGAGAATCACCCATACATTGAAGTGACCGCCCTATCAGCCTCACCGGGTAAGGTTGGGCAGAGGTATGGTGATGTTGTTAAGTGGTTCATAGAGGGCGACGTCCCTGAGTACGCGAGGGGAATTAAATTAACCTCAACTGACCCTGTGGATCAAAGGAACGTTGATGTTGTTTTATCAGCGTTACCTAATGATGTTGCTGAACCCGTTGAGGCTAAGCTACTTGAGGCTGGTTTAAACGTAATATCTAATGCCTCCCCAAGGAGAATGGACCCTAATGTACCCTTAATAAACCCTGAGGTGAATTGGCAGCATCTTGAGGTTTTAAGGGAATCCAAGGGATCTTGGCTCGTGAAGAACCCTAACTGCACATCAGCCATAATTACCCTGGCGATAAAGCCATTGGCGGAGCATATTAAGGAATTATACGTTACTACGCTTCAAGCTGTTTCAGGGGCTGGTTACATGGGTTTATCGTACCTAGCCATTGAGGGTAATGTAATACCATTCATTAAGGGTGAGGAGGATAAGATAGCTGCTGAGTCAAATAAGATGCTGGGTATTATGGGTAAGGGTAAGTATGAACCATGGGGTAGACCCGTTAGGGTTACCTCAATAAGGGTCCCGGTTAAGTATGGTCACATGGCCTCAATATTCATGGTTATGGATAAGGAGTACAGTGTTGATGATGTTAAACGTGAGTTAACAGGCTTCAAGTCACTACCCCAGGAGGCTAACCTACCCACTGCACCACCCAGGCCGATAATAGTATCCGATAGGCCTGACGCCCCCCAGCCGGCTAGGGATCTGGATCACATGGCCGTCACTGTGGGTAGGTTAATGGCCTCAGGTAACGTTGTTAGGATGGTTGCCTTAGGCGATAACCTGGTTAGGGGTGCTGCGGGTATAACGATATTGACCTTAGAGACTATGAGGGCTATGAGGCTTATTTAA
- a CDS encoding aspartate kinase, with translation MPRTLNVTVAKVGGSLLKPGDVEKVLSKVIERHMVDDGKLILVVSAMKGVTDLLIKAYDEGKPHLIKDAIQPYLNEAYRFGLSKLGSLIEGVGERLETLINVREPWVRDNVVVHGELLSVMLIESILYNELGVDAGAVYDPGITTNEDWGKASVLGVSSHYVKHRLTWALSRRSIVVVPGFLGISLNGRLTSLGRGGSDYTASLIAAYINAPRLIFYTDVEGIMTGDPRIIGDAKVIPSLTHEEAYVASLTGAKKFHPGTFKPLIDSNVNVMVTNPWSSSGTSIISRCVNTPKLVSVSDVGSIGLINLKSGYAVTVVGCVMGLDEYRREVYLIMSSYDPVDVVNDTEGNAVSSIVKDQDEAVKLAKDLHKWVVSWIR, from the coding sequence ATGCCAAGGACATTAAACGTCACCGTGGCTAAGGTGGGTGGCTCCCTACTTAAGCCAGGTGACGTTGAGAAGGTTTTAAGTAAGGTCATTGAGAGGCACATGGTTGATGATGGTAAGTTAATCCTCGTTGTATCTGCAATGAAGGGTGTCACCGACCTCTTAATTAAGGCTTATGATGAAGGTAAGCCTCATTTAATAAAGGATGCGATTCAACCTTACTTAAATGAAGCATATAGGTTCGGCTTAAGTAAACTGGGTTCATTAATTGAGGGTGTGGGTGAGAGACTGGAGACTTTAATTAACGTTAGGGAACCGTGGGTTAGGGATAATGTTGTTGTTCACGGTGAATTACTCTCAGTGATGTTGATTGAGTCAATACTCTATAATGAGCTTGGTGTCGATGCAGGTGCAGTGTATGACCCAGGAATAACAACTAATGAGGATTGGGGGAAGGCATCAGTGCTGGGTGTTAGCTCCCATTACGTTAAGCATAGGTTAACCTGGGCATTATCCAGGAGGAGTATTGTGGTTGTTCCAGGTTTCCTGGGAATCAGCCTAAACGGTAGGTTAACATCACTGGGTAGGGGTGGTAGTGATTACACTGCCTCATTAATAGCAGCTTACATTAATGCCCCAAGGTTAATCTTCTACACTGACGTTGAGGGTATAATGACTGGGGATCCTAGGATAATAGGTGATGCTAAGGTGATACCAAGCCTAACCCATGAGGAGGCCTACGTAGCATCATTAACCGGCGCTAAGAAATTCCACCCAGGTACATTTAAGCCGTTAATAGATAGTAACGTTAACGTCATGGTGACTAACCCATGGTCAAGTAGCGGTACATCAATAATATCAAGGTGCGTTAACACGCCTAAATTAGTCTCAGTATCTGATGTAGGTTCAATAGGCTTAATCAACCTCAAGAGTGGGTACGCCGTAACGGTTGTAGGCTGTGTAATGGGGCTTGATGAATATAGGAGGGAGGTTTACTTAATCATGAGTAGTTACGACCCAGTGGACGTGGTAAATGATACTGAGGGTAACGCAGTCTCATCAATAGTTAAGGATCAGGATGAAGCGGTTAAGTTGGCTAAGGACCTGCACAAGTGGGTGGTGTCATGGATAAGGTGA
- a CDS encoding 50S ribosomal protein L18: MASSGRYKVKFRRRREGKTDYYKRRIMVISGKPRLVVRFSNRYVLAQVIVSAPQGDFTVAEASSRELVKKFGWLGGTGNTPAAYLVGLLIGYRALSKGIKLAVLDVGLHRVTKGGRLFAVVKGAVDAGLEVPHDEEVQPSEDRLNGEHIAQYAADLKQSNPELYKIRFSKYLARGLEPENISKHIEEVKSKIMEKYAKSEAKAEDSQ; this comes from the coding sequence ATGGCAAGCAGCGGTAGGTATAAGGTTAAGTTCAGGAGGAGGAGGGAGGGTAAGACTGATTACTATAAGAGGAGGATCATGGTAATAAGCGGTAAACCAAGGCTAGTTGTAAGATTCAGTAACCGCTACGTGCTGGCTCAGGTAATAGTATCAGCACCACAGGGCGACTTCACGGTGGCTGAGGCAAGCAGTAGGGAGTTGGTTAAGAAGTTTGGTTGGCTTGGTGGAACCGGGAATACACCTGCAGCGTACTTAGTGGGTTTACTCATTGGGTATAGGGCGTTATCAAAGGGCATTAAGTTAGCTGTACTGGACGTTGGGCTACATAGGGTCACTAAGGGTGGTAGATTATTCGCAGTGGTTAAGGGCGCCGTGGATGCTGGATTAGAGGTGCCTCATGATGAGGAAGTCCAACCAAGTGAGGATAGGTTAAATGGGGAGCATATCGCCCAATACGCCGCAGACTTAAAGCAATCCAACCCGGAACTCTATAAAATAAGGTTCTCCAAGTACCTTGCAAGGGGTCTTGAACCTGAAAACATAAGCAAGCACATTGAGGAGGTTAAATCAAAGATCATGGAGAAGTACGCTAAGAGTGAAGCCAAGGCGGAGGATTCACAGTAG
- a CDS encoding 50S ribosomal protein L19e → MDLRETVARLLNVPKSRIVIKQEALEQLEEAITRNDVRSLMKEGLIEVKPRKRNSRGRWRITHEKRKSGRRRGRGSRRGTRKARGAVGKEVWVPRIRRIRRFLNTLKHRGVIDKATWRNLYRMAKGGYFESLAHLRTYMIQNGIVTEDKIKAAFKGGS, encoded by the coding sequence GTGGATTTAAGGGAAACAGTGGCTAGATTACTTAACGTCCCCAAGTCAAGGATTGTGATTAAGCAGGAAGCCCTTGAGCAGCTTGAGGAGGCTATAACTAGGAATGATGTGAGAAGCCTAATGAAGGAGGGGTTAATTGAGGTTAAACCAAGGAAGCGTAATAGTAGGGGTAGGTGGAGGATTACCCATGAGAAGAGGAAGAGCGGTAGAAGGAGGGGTAGGGGAAGTAGAAGGGGTACTAGGAAGGCTAGGGGTGCTGTTGGTAAGGAGGTTTGGGTACCTAGGATTAGGAGGATTAGGAGATTCCTAAACACACTGAAGCATAGGGGTGTTATTGATAAGGCCACTTGGAGGAACCTATACAGGATGGCTAAGGGAGGCTACTTCGAGTCACTGGCTCACTTGAGAACATACATGATTCAGAATGGAATCGTCACTGAGGATAAGATTAAGGCAGCCTTCAAGGGTGGTTCCTAA
- a CDS encoding 50S ribosomal protein L32e, translating to MSGEGQATEAKPEETQQVQEGAGGQQVEAKPSEAEAKVEERRPTLLDELIKVNSRKPNIPVDVVKLLKLSIRMRRERYGFIRYYNKEHKIRLEDSPWRRPKGIDNKIRMKRKGYPPMVNVGYRGPRGVRGIHPSGFIEVIVHNPEELSRVNPETQAIRIASTVGVRKRIEIIREAVRRGIKVLNVDKRTREAIREVT from the coding sequence TTGAGCGGTGAAGGTCAGGCCACTGAGGCTAAGCCTGAGGAGACTCAGCAGGTTCAGGAGGGTGCTGGTGGGCAGCAGGTTGAGGCTAAGCCCAGTGAGGCTGAGGCTAAGGTTGAGGAGAGGAGGCCTACTTTACTCGATGAGTTAATTAAGGTTAATTCCAGGAAACCTAACATACCGGTTGATGTGGTTAAGTTACTTAAATTATCCATAAGAATGCGTAGGGAGAGGTACGGCTTCATTAGGTATTATAATAAGGAGCATAAGATTAGGCTTGAGGACTCACCATGGAGGAGGCCTAAGGGTATTGATAATAAGATTAGGATGAAGAGGAAGGGTTACCCACCCATGGTTAACGTAGGCTACAGGGGACCTAGGGGTGTTAGGGGGATTCACCCAAGTGGTTTCATTGAGGTCATTGTACATAACCCCGAGGAGTTATCTAGGGTCAACCCCGAGACCCAGGCCATTAGGATAGCGTCCACTGTGGGTGTTAGGAAGAGGATTGAGATAATTAGGGAGGCTGTTAGGAGGGGTATTAAGGTGCTTAACGTTGATAAGAGGACTAGGGAAGCCATAAGGGAGGTGACCTGA
- the thiI gene encoding tRNA uracil 4-sulfurtransferase ThiI — translation MNLNPIVLVRYGEIGVKSNRVRVRLENLLTKNIQEALRRGGVLNYSISKTRGRILINVPKENLINTALMAARVFGVVSTSPAYSLNFSSINDIVIAAYELWRGKVNGRKFAVRVSRTGNHPFTSIDVAKRVGAVLYPFSNGVDLDNPEVELYVEIRDNYAFLFDEVIDGPGGLPLGSQGGKVLALVSGGFDSPVAYWLMSRRGALVDALFCSLAPPVDVIGLIRVIRYLYENWVFGYDPLIMIADCTQLVNAMRSSVNSHLMNTVFKKFLYRLAESIAVEGGYMGIVTGESLGQVSSQTLSNLYSASAGINVPIFRPLIGMDKDDIIKLAKRIGTYEESVKMIEPCSVFSRKPRTRSTPSRLDEELSRVINLLGVIKASIIKVKASELSSINERSLLSNWRINIMGTDAGGLGSCK, via the coding sequence ATGAACCTTAACCCAATTGTACTCGTTAGGTATGGGGAAATAGGAGTGAAGAGTAATAGGGTTAGGGTTAGGTTGGAGAACCTGCTCACTAAGAATATTCAGGAAGCCTTAAGGAGAGGAGGTGTATTAAACTATAGTATTAGTAAGACTAGGGGTAGGATTCTGATTAACGTGCCTAAGGAGAATTTAATTAATACAGCCCTAATGGCCGCGAGGGTTTTTGGCGTTGTATCAACATCACCAGCCTACTCGCTTAACTTCAGTAGCATTAATGATATAGTTATTGCGGCCTATGAACTATGGCGTGGTAAGGTGAATGGGAGGAAGTTCGCGGTCAGGGTTAGTAGGACTGGTAATCACCCATTCACATCAATTGACGTGGCTAAGCGTGTTGGTGCAGTACTCTACCCATTCTCCAATGGTGTTGACTTAGATAACCCGGAGGTGGAGTTGTATGTGGAGATTAGGGATAATTACGCCTTCCTATTCGATGAGGTAATAGATGGGCCAGGTGGCTTACCTTTAGGTTCACAGGGAGGTAAGGTACTTGCCCTAGTCTCCGGTGGCTTTGACTCACCTGTGGCTTATTGGTTAATGAGTAGGAGGGGGGCCTTGGTTGATGCATTGTTCTGCAGTCTAGCCCCACCAGTGGATGTTATTGGGTTAATTAGGGTTATTAGGTATCTTTACGAGAATTGGGTATTTGGGTACGACCCATTAATCATGATCGCTGACTGCACTCAATTAGTTAACGCCATGAGGAGTTCAGTTAACAGCCACTTAATGAACACTGTCTTTAAGAAATTCCTATACAGGTTAGCTGAATCAATAGCTGTGGAGGGTGGTTACATGGGTATAGTTACCGGTGAATCCCTAGGTCAAGTTAGTAGTCAAACCTTAAGTAACCTGTACTCAGCATCAGCGGGTATTAATGTGCCTATATTCAGGCCCTTAATAGGTATGGATAAGGATGATATAATTAAGTTAGCTAAGAGGATAGGTACGTATGAGGAATCAGTGAAAATGATTGAACCCTGCTCAGTGTTCTCTAGGAAGCCGAGGACTAGATCAACACCAAGTAGGCTTGACGAGGAATTAAGCAGGGTAATTAACCTATTAGGCGTAATTAAGGCAAGTATTATTAAGGTAAAGGCCAGTGAATTAAGCAGTATTAATGAAAGGTCACTGTTAAGTAACTGGAGAATCAACATTATGGGCACTGATGCAGGTGGTTTAGGTTCATGTAAGTGA
- the ppa gene encoding inorganic diphosphatase: protein MVNITNLPPGRNPPDELYVVVEIPAGSNVKYEFDSASGVFIVDRVLYTAMSYPFNYGFIPGTLTEDGDPLDAVVISSASFLPGTIVDVRPVGALNMEDEKGLDYKLITVPLSRVDPRFSMIKDIKDLPDVILYQVRHFFEHYKELEPGKWTKVKEFMGVEEAKRLVLKYIRGKSNLTNSISQVHG from the coding sequence ATGGTTAATATTACTAATCTACCGCCTGGTAGGAATCCGCCGGATGAACTCTATGTTGTTGTTGAGATCCCGGCGGGTTCTAATGTTAAGTATGAGTTTGATAGCGCCAGTGGTGTGTTTATTGTTGATAGGGTGCTTTATACGGCTATGTCGTACCCGTTTAATTACGGTTTCATACCGGGGACGTTAACTGAGGATGGTGACCCACTTGATGCCGTAGTAATAAGTAGTGCATCATTCCTACCAGGCACCATTGTTGATGTTAGACCAGTGGGTGCCTTAAACATGGAGGATGAGAAGGGGCTTGATTACAAGTTAATAACAGTACCGCTAAGTAGAGTTGACCCAAGGTTCTCAATGATTAAGGACATTAAGGACCTACCCGATGTAATACTCTACCAGGTTAGGCACTTCTTTGAACATTATAAGGAGCTTGAACCAGGTAAGTGGACTAAGGTTAAGGAATTCATGGGGGTTGAGGAAGCCAAGAGGCTTGTGCTCAAGTACATTAGAGGTAAGTCGAATTTAACCAACAGTATAAGTCAGGTTCATGGATAA
- a CDS encoding APC family permease, protein MENSKGLFVRGSTGLVREAGFVDAVSVNVANMSVGAALGTVGFTLASLPTVSGVNLVAASIIAFTLSIPQIITYTTLTKHIPRTGGDYVWLTRAFGAKLAWLVFGLALGFVIESLVYYSLIAIAGVDQLSLILPLLGVNIAITPVESIVFSIALFAIIVAVNIMGTKYGIRLMTGLTLFSILSLILSFLVLFLTPRVKIIEAVSSLLPNGYTYSKVASQYTGPYFALGPTIMMLPFFAIYIYPWLNAGPAMSSEIKGRRAVSLNVPTAALLTMLLATIGFTAMYHALGFNFVTAALSNPSINGTVNYWTIAMAASSNPVLAWIIGIGSVTWNLAILAYGAIIVVRYWFAMSFDRVLPSFLTYLSPRFGSPIYAHLLDLTITSILITLAGVFYGTFTALYGAVVEALLYYMAIGAAAVVIGIKGAGLMSLSKPGKAALAVSGMLQAAVMGFLTYQFLEYPSIWGGNPLAYGVEAAAVLIGIVLYFVSRELNRRRLGIDIALTYTEIPPE, encoded by the coding sequence ATGGAGAATAGTAAGGGTTTGTTTGTTAGGGGTTCTACTGGTTTGGTTAGGGAGGCTGGTTTTGTTGATGCTGTTAGTGTTAATGTTGCTAATATGTCTGTTGGTGCTGCTTTGGGTACTGTTGGTTTTACACTAGCCTCCTTACCCACAGTGTCTGGTGTTAACCTAGTTGCAGCATCAATAATAGCCTTCACACTATCAATACCACAAATAATAACATACACAACACTAACAAAACACATACCAAGAACAGGAGGAGACTACGTATGGTTAACCAGGGCCTTTGGAGCAAAGTTGGCTTGGTTAGTTTTCGGGCTGGCCCTCGGATTCGTCATAGAATCCTTAGTCTACTACTCACTAATAGCCATAGCTGGTGTTGATCAATTATCACTAATCCTACCACTACTAGGTGTTAATATTGCAATAACCCCAGTGGAGAGTATTGTGTTCTCAATAGCGTTGTTCGCCATTATAGTCGCGGTAAATATAATGGGTACTAAGTATGGTATTAGGTTAATGACTGGGTTAACGTTATTCTCAATACTAAGCCTAATTCTATCATTCCTCGTACTATTCCTCACACCTAGGGTTAAGATCATTGAAGCCGTCTCAAGCCTCCTCCCCAATGGATACACATACAGTAAGGTTGCTTCACAGTACACTGGCCCATACTTCGCACTAGGCCCAACAATAATGATGCTACCCTTCTTCGCAATATACATATACCCATGGCTCAACGCGGGGCCTGCCATGTCCTCTGAGATTAAGGGTAGAAGGGCTGTTAGCCTTAACGTACCCACAGCGGCCCTCTTAACAATGCTCCTCGCAACAATAGGCTTTACGGCCATGTATCATGCATTAGGCTTCAACTTCGTTACTGCAGCTTTATCTAACCCAAGCATAAATGGTACGGTAAACTACTGGACAATAGCCATGGCAGCGTCGAGTAACCCCGTATTGGCTTGGATTATTGGAATAGGTTCAGTAACGTGGAACCTAGCTATACTAGCCTACGGTGCAATTATAGTTGTTAGGTATTGGTTCGCCATGTCCTTTGACAGAGTCCTACCAAGTTTCCTCACCTACCTAAGCCCAAGATTTGGTTCACCAATCTACGCCCATTTACTTGACTTAACCATAACCTCCATCCTAATTACGCTAGCCGGTGTATTCTACGGTACATTCACTGCACTGTATGGTGCAGTTGTTGAGGCGTTACTGTACTACATGGCTATTGGCGCCGCCGCCGTGGTAATAGGTATTAAGGGGGCTGGTTTAATGAGCTTAAGTAAACCTGGTAAGGCAGCGTTAGCGGTATCTGGTATGCTTCAAGCCGCGGTAATGGGTTTTCTAACCTACCAATTCCTGGAGTATCCATCAATATGGGGTGGTAATCCGTTAGCCTATGGTGTTGAGGCTGCAGCAGTATTAATAGGCATTGTACTGTATTTTGTTTCCCGTGAATTAAATAGGAGGAGACTTGGCATTGATATTGCCTTAACCTACACTGAGATACCGCCTGAGTAA
- a CDS encoding NAD(P)/FAD-dependent oxidoreductase, with protein sequence MTYDIAIIGAGPAGLFAAYELTRNADGLRIALVDKGYMARQRHCPLSKVGKCVCVPCHITHGIGGAGLFSSGIINLRPDIGGDLHELVGSWSASMSIINYVDEVFIKFGAPQDRVFEPSGSLFEDYQRSLAKVGAQLVPIRQRHIGTDGSIRVIENFTSYLKEAGVNIIVGTAVEHITRSDGLFRLKTKRGDLEAKTVLIAPGRAGAEWFRDEARRIGIELNPNPLDVGVRVEVPRYVMDPLTELYMDPKVIMYTKSHDDKVRTFCVNPGGFVVMENYDDKTIGVNGETYLDRKSSNTNFALLTSIRLTDPMEDTIEYGKSIAKLATKLGGGRPIIQRLGDLEDGRRSTWDRIRRSIVEPTLKFVTPGDIGMALPHRIIDNLLEFLHKVDNVVPGLASKYTLLYAPEIKYYSMRAVVNKLMETTIDGLFAAGDGAGLSRGINVAAATGVIAAWGILTKLGKDVKNELFNKLK encoded by the coding sequence GTGACTTACGACATAGCGATAATTGGGGCTGGACCAGCGGGCTTATTTGCGGCGTATGAACTCACCAGGAATGCTGATGGATTAAGAATAGCATTAGTGGATAAGGGTTATATGGCTAGGCAGAGGCATTGCCCATTATCTAAGGTTGGTAAATGCGTATGTGTTCCATGCCACATAACTCACGGTATAGGGGGTGCGGGATTATTCAGCAGTGGTATAATAAACCTGAGACCAGACATAGGTGGTGACTTGCATGAACTAGTGGGTAGTTGGAGCGCATCAATGAGTATTATAAATTACGTTGATGAAGTATTCATTAAGTTCGGTGCACCGCAGGATAGGGTTTTTGAACCAAGCGGCTCACTATTCGAGGATTATCAAAGATCCTTAGCTAAGGTTGGGGCTCAATTAGTACCCATTAGGCAAAGGCACATTGGGACTGATGGCTCAATCAGGGTTATTGAAAACTTCACATCATACCTTAAGGAGGCCGGCGTCAACATAATAGTGGGTACAGCTGTTGAACATATTACGCGTAGTGACGGCTTATTCAGGCTTAAGACTAAGAGGGGTGACTTGGAGGCTAAAACAGTGCTTATTGCACCAGGTAGGGCTGGGGCAGAGTGGTTTAGGGATGAGGCTAGGAGGATTGGTATTGAGCTTAACCCGAATCCACTGGACGTGGGGGTTAGGGTTGAGGTACCTAGATACGTTATGGATCCCTTAACTGAACTATACATGGATCCTAAAGTAATAATGTACACTAAGTCACATGACGATAAGGTTAGGACATTCTGCGTTAATCCAGGTGGCTTCGTGGTAATGGAGAATTACGATGATAAAACCATCGGCGTCAACGGTGAAACCTACCTGGATAGGAAGAGCAGTAACACTAACTTCGCGTTACTAACATCAATAAGGTTAACGGACCCAATGGAGGATACTATTGAGTACGGTAAATCCATAGCCAAATTAGCCACTAAGCTAGGTGGAGGGAGGCCAATTATCCAGAGGCTTGGTGACCTGGAGGATGGCAGGAGGTCTACGTGGGATAGGATTAGGAGGAGTATAGTGGAGCCAACCCTTAAATTCGTGACGCCAGGGGATATAGGGATGGCGCTACCCCACAGGATTATTGACAACCTCCTGGAATTCCTACATAAGGTTGATAACGTGGTGCCCGGCTTAGCATCAAAGTACACACTACTCTACGCGCCTGAAATAAAGTACTACAGCATGAGGGCTGTTGTGAATAAGTTAATGGAAACCACCATTGATGGCTTATTCGCCGCAGGCGATGGAGCAGGCTTATCAAGGGGAATCAATGTTGCAGCAGCTACAGGTGTGATTGCTGCCTGGGGTATATTAACTAAGCTTGGTAAGGATGTTAAAAATGAATTATTTAATAAATTGAAGTAA